In Candidatus Margulisiibacteriota bacterium, the sequence GCCATAATTCTTTGAGCGGGTGCCCTCCATCATCATTTTGGCGCCTGTTTTGTTTACTCCCGCTTCTCCTCTTAACAGTTTTCTTATCCAGACGGCCAGATCCGCGTCATTTGAGATGATATTTCCCTCGGCAATGTGGGGAGTCATATTATCCTCGGTTGTTTCGATCAACAGATCTCCGCCGGTTGAATATCCTTTAGCAAAAGGGACCGGCAAGGACTGCTGGCTGCCAAGATAGGGCAAAGTTGTATCGTTGAGGCCGTTGGGGATCAACAAGTTGTTTGCCACAAACTTATCATACCTTTGGCCGGAAACTCTCTCGATTATCTTCCCAAGGATGGAATACCCTGTATCGCTGTAGTGGTAGGAGGCATCAGGCGCAAAGAAACTTAATTTGTTTGCGGCAACAACCCCTGTCAGCTCGTCAAAAGTAAATGTGTGTGAAGCATCAATTTCTTTGACATAATCAACGTAATTCTTTCCGGCATAGGGAGCTTTGGCCGTTGCGGGAATACTGTTGTTGGATATGTCCCATACCCCGGCCCTGTGTTTGAGAAGTAGTCTGATAGTGATCTTGTCTTTGTTTGGA encodes:
- a CDS encoding serine hydrolase domain-containing protein, producing the protein AVSIYIMTPKGNYFSASNFDKGASSKVHFRAASVTKTFTAAGIMLLQQQGKLNIDDKITAMIPGSTEPYVPNTAAYDIPNKDKITIRLLLKHRAGVWDISNNSIPATAKAPYAGKNYVDYVKEIDASHTFTFDELTGVVAANKLSFFAPDASYHYSDTGYSILGKIIERVSGQRYDKFVANNLLIPNGLNDTTLPYLGSQQSLPVPFAKGYSTGGDLLIETTEDNMTPHIAEGNIISNDADLAVWIRKLLRGEAGVNKTGAKMMMEGTRSKNYGLGISYVPGLGYGHDGGHAGYATVVKYDPDQDVTVVISASMIVFDDLAPYYGFLHELGRKSKACLGY